In Anopheles bellator chromosome 2, idAnoBellAS_SP24_06.2, whole genome shotgun sequence, the genomic stretch CTGTCACCACAAtcggttgtttattttcactttttaaatatatttgcCCCACCGTACCCACATCATCAAAGAGCATTCCCACATGCCTGTTCTAGATACCAGCGCATGGGTGTGAACAGCGGATCGGACAAGGAAACGATTAAAACACGGACACCAAACCCAAACGTAGGTAACAAACTTTTTGCGAATGAACTCCGGCCGGAATGAACACAAACTGGACGGATGCCGCGGGATAAAGGGAACAGACTCGCGATTGCGATGCcaccaaaaaagaaagctCGCCAGCAGTTGATTGTGGCCGGCAACTTGTCACAGCGAAAGGCCACCAGGAGGTATAAataacgcacgcacgcacgcacgcgagtTTTCGGTAAAAAGCAAAGTGCCTACGAACTGCGAACGGGTTGCAAACATCCGAACGTCTACGCGCCACGAGGAGTTCAGTTCGTGTGTTCGTGAATCGTGTCCACGTTTAGTGAGAACCACGACGATCCCTAACCGAGAGCGGGTTGTGAGAGCCAACCAATGGTGGGAAAAGTTGAATGAAagtacgtggtctgttcaaaaatgtCTGCGGCATCTGAGTTTCTACACGCTACGCAAGAGCGCTTGGGGGTGCTGACTGTCGTGGTGCACCATGAGTTGCTGCTAAAggaaacaaatcgaaatcgaaaatggaATATATGTAGtccgcggaaattcaaatgtcgcgcAAACTTTTGGACAGACCACGCATCAGCCGATCAAAGCACTTCGAGACCGGTTTACTCTCATGCCCAACAAAACCCGAACAAACCGCGGTGAGAGTGCGAGAGATAAAACCGGTTGCGAGCAAACACGATTGCCGCGCGTAGGATGATCCAAACGGAATCGCAGGACATACGCGCTAAGGTGTAATAAGGGAAAAATATGCATTAATTTCTCAGTCGCCTGTAAGGGTTATCTGTCTGCAAATGTTGCTCCCAATACTGCCGATTCTTCGGTTCGTTCTAAAGATGTCAGTTCCGATCAccaaacaataaattgttgCTCAACACGGCTCTGTCCGTTtaactaataataaaaaaaaagaaagctccagtcaaattaatcaaatgaCGTAAGAGTAATTCTGATATTGTGCAGCTAGTATTGCAGGTAGCACGTAAGAAAAATAAGGCCTATTCAAACACGATCATGACCTTACTTGTTCATTAATATTGTTAATTTATTATAGGCTTTAATAAGTGTATGTATATAAAGTGTTTGCATATGTATAAGTATATCTATACGTTTCTGCTAAATATGTATACATTTCGATTCCATTACTGATAAACAAATACTTTTCGTGTTGTTCCATCGTTTCATGCGCCTTTTGTTCAAACCGTTCTCGTTTTGTCCTAGTAAGCAATATTAATCAACTGCGAACGAAATTGTATACATGGTGGTATGACCTGATCGACCAACCTGCACAAAACAATTGaaggtttgaaaaaaatgaaaatagtgTATTTCAGTGTTTCACGATTCATTCAAATTATCCGCACGTTAAAAGTGCGTCTGGAGACTTTGTATCCCTTTGGCATTGGTAGTACCCTGAATGTTGCATTTCCCCTTGGGGCCTTCCGAAAAGTTAGAAAACAACACTTTCTATCAGAAAacacaacagaaaaaatggATAGCCGAACCGATAAACACATTGCGCACGATTCCTATGACTGATGTGATTGCGAATGTTGAgtaatattgttgttttgctcATATATCCGCCATTATTGGTAATATTGGTCgattggttgttttttttaaatcctgTAATTGCCTGAACAAAAAATAGTCAATTCATAGACATCGTTAGTTGTTTTTGTGGCACAtctttttcgatttcctttaCCAGTCCCAAAACTCAAAGTAGAAAAGCATTACTTGCTCTCTATGCTACGGGTGTATAGGGACCGCCTGTTTCTGTAAGCATTCTAAATCCACTAGGCTAGGTATGGTTCTTTATTACGCTGACTCTCTGGTCATTGTATCGCGTTCACAATAGTATTTATTCATTGATTTTCATCCCTCCTTATAACGAACAATTTATGCAGGGTACTACAGCTAGTACTACACAATCCGTTCAATCAATCTACAACATTACCTTTCAAATACTTATTCTTTATACAACGCCAGCGCCTGCTTCGCACATAATCTATTGGTTGCTATGCAGTTcacattttaaaacacactTCACTAATTCCATTTACTAATTGCAATTAGTATGTTTTATGAGTATATGCTCCGCAGCAACATAGGATAAATAGAAGAGCTGCATTGACGgtttgttggaaaacaaacaagtatTCTTTTTACTATGATTTATGTGATGTTTCAACATAAAATTCATGTCTTCCACTGGCATTCATCACACtgattttattccatttgACTTTGTAGTTTTAGctttgtaaattaattttgcaatGGTAACAgaggaatcatttattaattttatttaaataacaaCAGTGTCGTATTCTTTTAACAACAAAGAGTTTACCtaaattcaaacaaataacTGTGCTTGAGAATCATTGTTATTCACCATGTACAGACTACATAACACCGACATGAAGGTTCTAGTTGTTCATGTTTAATATATTTTACTTACATGCACAATTTCCCTTTACGTTTTACGGAGAATTTTGATACTTTTGTCTATATAGCCTTTCCTTTGTCGATATTtccttgtttctttttcttaggAGATGCTACTACCTTTTTGGGCTGTAATTCAATATCGGTGTCCAATGCATATTGCTATTATTGTAAATCAAGGGGGTTTGAAAGTTCAGTGCATTTCTTAGTCATTGATATTTAATCCAGAGTTCGGAATCAGTGACAGTATTTTAAAACGGCAAGGAATTTAAGAACATGTGATTCAAGTAAACTTGTCAAATACTTTAAAATGGCTTAGTCATTCTAAGCCAattgagtttgttttgatttcaaGGAATTGATTGATATGTAAAAGCAAGTTAGTTGTGTATGTAATCTTCAACATCAGTGTCACGAGGATTTGATTTTAAGTTTAGCTTAGCTTTTTTACGTTGGCTTTCTTTTAGGTGGTTTTCTGTAATTGGAACATTTCACAAAAGCTTTGCCAATGATCTTTTCCTAGCAAGTTTGATCGTGTAGATTCGTACCACTGAAAACAATGTTACTACGTTACTCTGTCAGATAAGGTTCCAACatttgtattgatttttgaacACCAACTCTAATGGAATATTGTGATGGTAGGTAGTTTATCGTTTTTAAACAACAACTTTCTTGTTCCGTTCGTCTATCATGCTATAAAAGGAGGCACgctattttttattcatacCGTCGGGTATATATGCTGTTGATGTATATAAATGTATATAATTTCCTTCGTCCATTCGTTCGGTGTTATGCTGCATACTGTTTTCATTCCATTAGCTCATCTAAGTAGGCGTGCAGTTGAAGCTCATGCCTCTCTAGTGTTAGGATCATCTACCATCGGCTACTCGGCTGTTCCGCCTTCTTCGGTTGGCTCGATTTAGTTGTCACTTGTTGAGTGTTACTTACTTGTACATGATTGAGGGCGTGAGTTTGTATAACGTTTAAAGGTAGCTTAAAAAGGTAGAGGTGTTATAAGAAGGGCCTTGTTTGGAAACAGGCCACGGACATCGGTGTTAaccgtttttggtttttatctAGTCTTGAGTGATAAGCTCAAAAACTCATAAGGAGACACATTAAGTTTCCTACGAATGTCATATACCTCGCAACAGCTTGCACATTTATCGACGAGTTTTGGTACATCCTAGAAGTGTTAACTTGCAAGCAGTGTACGGGTAGTAGTGACGGAACGTTCATTGGAGCGATCAAGCTAATCGTTTGACCGCAAACGGTAGACAATAGAGAACAGCATAACCAGACAATACTACGCATCGTTAAAGGCAAAAGAATTGCCACCGTGTATGAAACAAGGTGTGATAGCGTAAAGAAGAAGGAATCTATCATTAAGCGCCATTTCAGTCTTGTTTAAGACTTATTTAAGTAACAATCGTGCACTTCGTACATTTGGTGGGATGACGACGGAATTTACGAATACAATTTCCCATTGTTCATGTTTGAACGATACtataaaaaacataaaaaaccacATTACCGATGGTTAGGAACTCTTGGCAAAGGAATCTAGTCGTAGGGACTGATACAGTGCATGCTACCAGGATTACCGTTGATAAACAATGTTTGCGTTTTGCTGTTATAAATTGGTGGCCAACATTCATTTTGTTCATGTAAGAAGGACACTAGCGTTTTATGGTGTTTTCATCATACTGCGCACCTTGTTTAACatcgttcttttctttttgtagtGTCTAAACATTGAAGTGGTTTAACAGTAGCAAAGAAACACTTCTTTCATCGATCGGatagcgatcgatcgatgagttATGACTTTACATCATCTTCAAACCATATGCCGCACGGTAGCAGTTGATGCAACGCAACTCAAGTAATGTAGAAATGAGTAACTACAGTTATTCAGAACATTGAACGTAAACAACAGGTGATACATCAGTAATAATATAACTGTGCCAGCCAGCTCATGTTGGTGGAATGTTTTCGATGGGTGATACATGTTTGCATGTTTCTAACTAATAGGCTCATCGTTAAGTGTTTTGCCTTCCAAGCGTTTAGCTTTCCATATACCCGATCTTTCTATTACAAGCACCGTGTAACCAGTTAATAGTTCATTTTACAATCTATTTCTTTCCTTATGTTTGACACTACAAGGAAGCAAACAATGATCAATAACAGAACTAataatgaaatgcaaatcatGTTTACCCGCCCAGGTCTTACAAACGATGTGAAAGTCAACATCATGTCCTTCCGATAGCTTTAACGACAGTTTTGCTCGTACTTTCAGAGTTCGAATGATACTGTGATTTCGCAACTGATCTTTAATTTTCTTAGTCAATTTTGGATGTACAATCACTTTACTTAAAACTTTCTTCCTGGATTTAGAACTTTACAGAAGTGCGGCAGCGTGACACGGCAGTCGACTTGCATCGCACTGCTAGATGGCGGTCTGCCTGAACGCGTGGGTCATTGCGTTTGTTGCTCGGGTTCGCGCGCATAATCCTGATGCCGTCGTACAACATCCGCAACGATCGGTTCCTCGATTTCCAACCCAGTCAGGGCCTGATCTTTGGTAAGCACAATCTCGTAATTACTGCTTGGTGTAACAAACACAACCCGGTTTTTGCGTGTTTGCAGTATGTTCGCAATGACGAGTTTGTGTTTGTACTTATTAAGACTTTCTCGCGACTTGGCGATCAGTAGAGCCTCGTCGGTTTCGAGTTTGAACGACACAACATACGCATGCGGTACCCAGAGGCTTACAAGCGGTGCCAGCATCTTCGGTACAAGCTGTAGCGATATCGTTGGAGCTCCATGCCCCGACTGGATCTTGTGTGTTGGCATTTCGTCCTGCGGTACATAGAAGTCTGATACGGCTGCCGCTAGAAACAGGACCGCGTTTCGTTCAAACGGTGCCAGCGACTCACAGGCAGCACGCAATAACCACATATAGTCGACAACACTGGTGAAGGTTATGTACAGCATCCGATGCGTTTCTTGCGCATTCTTATACTTGTCGAGCACCGGTGCCAGAACATCCACTGAGTCAGGTTTAACTaaaagtaatggaaaaaatgtgAAGATTGTCATGACATTCATGGTTGTGGTTATGACAATGGTTGGTTCGTATTCTAAAGCAGATCTAATAAATACgagatatttttttattttttttcaggTGCTCAGCGTTAGatcaacaataaaatattgcaCATCGTTGGTAGTATCatatacaaacaaaaaccgataaCTCTATAACCTTTATCATTCTCCTGACTAATAAGAGCAAaggcaaaaatgtatggcaaAACCATACAACTAGGAAAAGATTAAGGATGGCGAAAGTTGAGTACTGTTTTCTTgagatttgttgtttttgcaaaCGAGAAATCTCGCTTTTATTGCatcatttcctttttcgagCTAGACAGCGTAATGGAACAGAACAAAGTCATTTAATGTGCATCACAAAGTAGGAACCAGAAAAAAAGCTtaccggtgatggtggtgctcaTACCCTCCTCATGTAATTCCAGCATGTCGAGCAATTGTTGGCCGGTGAAGTGACGCGAAAAGGGCTCCAGAGATTTTGTGCGGTGCATGAAGATGACAGCGTAGCCATGTTCGAGAAAATACTCCGCAGACGCTGACCCTCGATTGCCTGCACTGAAATTATCGACGAATCGAACTGTGTTATGTTCCAGCGGAACAGTAGTACCACCGGACtgcagaaaagagaaaaaaataaataccaatTTAAATGTTCACGCTCGTTTGCAGCTCAACTGATACAAAATTTCTGTCCCCCTTCACAATTAATTCCGACAAATTTTACggtaaaaattcaaaaattcagaaaaaaaagttttccgtaTGTTTAGAATTATATTTTTAGACACAGTTAGGTATTAGCGCAGAAGAAAATTATAATGACTTATGATAAGCCATTTTCGGTTCGGAGATCGGTTGGAGTACCTTTAACttgcaattttcaattacataGTAGTGGACCGCGGAACATTACAACCTACCCAGACCTATGTACCACAGAACTACTTCGCCTTTATTGTTTGTCTACCTTCCGTGGTACAGACTAATCCGGTCTCACTATATGAGGAAgcaggagaaaaaaggaaatagaTTTCACAGGATCACTTCCCAAATAATCACTCAAGAAATCGGAGTTACTAAATCTATAAACGACCAATGCTTTCTTCCAACAGCGAAAGAAGGCGTCTGTTCGGAAGTTAGTCTTTAAAGGAGGATATATtcacgttttaatttttttttatttacgatCTGTTTTATATAGTTCACTAATAACATAGTTCGAAAGACGTCTACAAATCTACCGTTTGATTGGTTTTGTCTTGTGACTTGCAAGAACTGTAGCATGGAAAACATGAAATGGTgttcaacaaaaaattgaagTTCGGGAACTCGGGAATAACACAAAGGTACAGTTGAATGTGTTGTGCTCCACCAGAACGAATCCTATCCAAATGAATTGATGAAAGCCCAACTCTTGCTAGAAACTTTATTTCGAATAATGCAATCGTTTCTTGGTGGCGTGCGAGAAGTAATGCGTGCACAGAGCgataaacattatttttatcacttatGTATATTGCACATTGCCCACTTTGGGCGCACCAATTGGTGTTTCAATAAGATTATATTGATGTTTGGTACATTTTGGTACTTCCATACTGCGCAGCCATCGAAAGGACCATCGGCGTCGgatttgtatgttttattcatgGAAGAAATAGACCAAAATGGAATGAACGCATTGCAGGATATCGGATTTGTGTTTCGGCCGAAGTGTGCACAAAGTGAACTATGGAAAGCACCCGGCTAATTGGGGAATGGGAAAAACGAAATATTTTGGAAAAAGCAATGAGTCCGACGGACACGGGGCGTAATAGTCGCCCCGTCGTGACTGCTAGAAATCGACCATCGCTTGAGGGAGGCTCGTCACCACCTGTTGAAGGGTAGCACATTGCTAAAGCGTGCTCAGGCCAATCATATCCTTTATCGGAAGTATAACTAAGTCAAACAGGCTCTTTTATGGCAGAAAGCAATAGAATATTCTAATGATATTATGttatgtgtgtttatttacCTATACTTCTTAAGAGCTCATTTAGCCACCTAGCTTGTCAATTCAGGAATGGAAATTTCGCTCAGAATGAGTTTCAAAAGTCGTATTGAGTCGTTCGTGTtacttttatgttttgtttaacaCAGTATGAAACGTGTGTTCGTGAAAGCGTAGAATTTACTTAATTTTGTGAGTTATTTTTGAGCACAAACGCCTAATCGATAAATGAGTACTGGGCAAAGAGACAGAATGCTAACCGATAAAAAGAGCACCTTCGCATCTCGCCATTAGTAAAAACCAACGTCAACCTTTGAAGGTGGTTTAAGCAACAagataaaaagtaaaatacaACAAAGTAATAAGACAATAATCATTTACCGTAACAAGCACGATGTTACTCTTCAGTTTGTAGTGACGGTCGCAGAATTCCTTTAGCAGGGATCGGTTATCCTCGAAACAGTTCGGTGGTAAATGGGTGGCATAGAAGTCCTCCCAGTGAGACGTCATGTTTTCAGCTGCCGTGATGAGGCTTGCGATGAGCCAGAatcgcgtttcgtttttctcttgCGATTTGAAAACACTGCCACCGTCTTCACAAGAGCTTAATGAAGCTGGGATTTGTTGGCGTCGACAGCTTTCCAATTCTGCTCAGATGTTGGTGCTCAAGTGATGCAAAACAGGAAAGATTCCAGACCAAATTGAAACCACGGCTCTAGCAGCACAGCATCATCACTTTTGCTACTCTTTTGAAGACCCAAAACTTGGTGCTACACACGGTCCGTGAAGAGGTTGTTCAGATAGCACAAAAAACAGATTGTTGAGCCACCTTTACCTTCGGTCGGTTAGTAAAGATATGCTACACAAGCGGCAACGGGAGTGGCAGCGCGATATGAGCACAGCGACTAGGGTCAAGGGTCAACCACTATGTGCTGATATTCGGTACAGATAACAGTGGCACCTTTACCTAATCACACTTTCATGCTTAACTGCGATTGCACGAACAAAGTTAGTTTCAGGTCACGATTCGACGATGTTACATATGAGAGCAGCTGAACAATAAAGTTCGTGCAAACTGCTTAAGCAAAATTTTTGACAACACGATCTGACAACACCAGAGTTTGGTGTGTTTCAAAGGGCCGACTACACGCACATGACATTTGCATGGTGTCACGGATTTGAAAATTTTTAACgaatatgtttatttattcgttGCACATAATGCACTAGCGCTCATCTATTCGTACAGCGGGGGGAGTAAATGATGGAATTTGGCATCGCTGTTTAACATTAAGTTATTCTTACCACACAAACTAATCGgttatttcgtttcgaatAACAATTCGTTTGAAACATTGTCCGCAACTTTCGTTCTCACTAAACGTTACTTCTGGAACTGGATAGCAGAAAATGAACCAATTGGCCGCATAAGAATTGTGACAATATCGAATCAACTCACCTAGTCTATTCCTTTTAAAGATTTTGAGCATggagcttctttcatctcttttactgggtttgtttttatttatgtattatttgtcggtcagttttgttttattggtttgttgatttatatttcaaattttcacaaaaagtTAAGTCCCGCACCGAACGACAGACCAAACAAGTGGTGGCCCCAAAATAAAATGTCAACTCCCCCTTGGTATTCTAGGATACATAACGTCTAACTGTATCTGTATTTCATCATATATGAAACGGTCGTTATTTAGGTTTTACGTGCACGTTATCATCTTTTCCCTGtctttttattcattttactTACAATTCAGGAATAAGATTGATAAAGTGTTCTCTTCACTCTATTGATACAGAAACTTTGTATGTTCGCAATCGATCGCGGCTCACCTGATTATGCCTTTCTTTCTCGCAGACCAACCGATACTGTTTTCATTCCTAACTCTACAGCCATTGGCAATCGTTTTCGGAGTTATTTCCAGCGTCACCTATGGCTGATAACTGTCGCGTGCCATGTGTTTTGTGCTTTGTTGGAAAACATTCATAATTGGCAATGCTAAGCACGCTTGGACAATGTAAGGGTAAAACGTTGTTTTCTGCGATAACCGAAGTGCTTTATTTGGACCATCCGATCAGAAAAACGGTTCTCAAAGTAAATTTATAACAAAGCAAATACGGAAATCAATCAACACAAGAAAAGCCGAACACTTTGTCACTACTTTCGAACGCATCGACTCACACCACTTTTAGTACCAAcagtgttttatttcttgCAATTGATCATGGCGTTTACTTACGATCGGCATGTTGTGGTTCTATCCTGCATTTCTTACGAATCATATAAAATTAACGACGTAAACTACGTTGTCACTTGCTAAGTCTCTCGTATGCAGCGTTTGATCTTTCTGAAAGCGCTAACGCTTGCAACACGTTGCTGATGCAGTCATTCTTCTTGGATTCGCGACACTTGCCACACATTGAAATTCTGGTACAGTCAGCACCTTCCACTGAGTTTGACGATGGAAGATTTCTTAAGGGTTTCGAGGGCACAATTCGATATCTTGCGGCAACACGAAGGATGTAAATTAGTTACGATGTTTCTGAACAACATCCACCTTAGGCGGAGTTATTCCTCTTACGTATCCTACCGTTTCTTACTTTAAAGATGCTTTTCATTGGGCATGGTGGTCCTTTAGAAGGCTCTGGCTAAacaattattgttattaacGGCGGAACCGAAATACCGTCTGCTTTAGTTCCGTG encodes the following:
- the LOC131212699 gene encoding phosphopantothenate--cysteine ligase; the protein is MTSHWEDFYATHLPPNCFEDNRSLLKEFCDRHYKLKSNIVLVTSGGTTVPLEHNTVRFVDNFSAGNRGSASAEYFLEHGYAVIFMHRTKSLEPFSRHFTGQQLLDMLELHEEGMSTTITVKPDSVDVLAPVLDKYKNAQETHRMLYITFTSVVDYMWLLRAACESLAPFERNAVLFLAAAVSDFYVPQDEMPTHKIQSGHGAPTISLQLVPKMLAPLVSLWVPHAYVVSFKLETDEALLIAKSRESLNKYKHKLVIANILQTRKNRVVFVTPSSNYEIVLTKDQALTGLEIEEPIVADVVRRHQDYAREPEQQTQ